ACGGTGTGTTGAATCCCGCACCGCTCCGCGAGTTTCCGTCGCGCTGCTACCGGGTCCACACCGATAACGCGACACCCGTGAATTTGAAACATTTGCGATGCCAGATTCCCGACAAGCCCTAACCCGAAAACAACAACCCACGGGTTCGTGCCAATTTCTCCGACAACTATCGCCGTCATCGCAACGCCTGCCATTCGGGATGCCGCAACGACAGCCGGATCTACCGCTTCTCTGACAGGTGCGACCAGTCGGTCTTCTGAGTAACGAATCGTTGAGGCGTGTCGTCCATAAGTGAAGACTCGGTCACCCGGAGCCGCGCGGGTCACATCTGAACCGACTTCACGGACAACCCCAACATTCGCATAGCCAGAACGCCACGGATATTCGCACCAAGCACCTTTTTGAAAAACTTTCGGCTCTTTCGCCGTATAGTTTGCGAGTTCCGTCCCACTACTAATAAAGGTGTATTCTGTGTCTATCAGTAATTCGTTGGCAGCGAGCACCGGCGCATCTATGTCGGCAGTCTGCAGTTCAACTTGGTTTTGACCAGTTACAACGACTTCTCTTATTCTCATGACGAATCTTCCTCTCCTAACTCGTTTAATTCTTCTTGTTTAATTTTTTGAATTAATCTCTGCATCCGTTTGTATCTTACAAGCCCAACAAAAAAGGTAGCAATACCCAATAAAATAAAGATGATGCCGATTACCTCAATGACATGTGAGCTAAAGATGGCGACCTGCGAGCTAAAGATGTCTTTGAAGTGCACAAAGGATAAACCTGCGACAAATAGTGTTAGTGCTGTACGAATATAGGCGAGGAAAGTACGCTCATTGGCAAGAATAGTCCGGTCTGCCGCGAGGTGATCGCGCAAGATAAGTTGGTCTTCTAATCCTGTATAGGGCGTTGGTTTATCTTGCATCTGCTCCTTATCCTTGCTTTAAAAGAGATTTAAAATAATGACCCCGGTAAGCCATCCATAAAAAGTCTGCATGCACCGTAACCGCTTTGCTGTGCGCCGATATTCCACCGTATAACGCGCCGGGTTTTGAAAGTAAAGTGATTGTCGTTGAGGCACAGACAAGTCAATTGTCGGTGTTAAGACACTCAGGACAATAGTGCTTATGCCGAGCAGGACAATATTGACTGTAGGCACGATACTGAGAATCACTCCGAATAGTGTCCATCGCCATTTTGCAACGCTTCGCGATGCGTCTAATCTTGCCGCATGAATCAGCGATACAGAAGGCGTTTGCGTTATAGAAGCCATGCGTGATGTCCGTATTGTCACCGAGCCGCCCTTACCCTAAAACGCATGCTGACGCTAACACGCATTAACCCTCGTACCTTAGATTCTTGCCGTTGTCGGGCCCGCCTTGTCCCCAAACCCAGACATTACGGAAGTATGCCTGTTTTTCAGGGGGTAACCCTTCAATAATGTGCTTTGGTACTGACGGCTTGTGAAATTGGCACCCAACGAAATTGTAGCAATTGAAGATAGCGATCCGCGGGCGATCCGGATTTTGCCATGCAACTCCCGAATGACAAAGGTTTTCTGTGAAGATAATCACAGAACCTGGCGGACAACTGTAGGTCTCAAAGAGCGGCGAATCTGTCTGCCGGTGCGTTTCAGGAATTCGGAAATTCGCTTTATGGCTCCCCGGCAAGAATAGCGTCCCACCTTCACCCGCTTTGACTTCGTTCAGTTCAAAGACAACGCGCGTTAATGCAGCGTATATCTTCCCATCGTGGCACTGGTAGTTGAAGTTCGGATTTACATTTCGTACACCACCGTGTGGTGGCGGTCCACCATC
This region of Candidatus Poribacteria bacterium genomic DNA includes:
- a CDS encoding DUF202 domain-containing protein, encoding MQDKPTPYTGLEDQLILRDHLAADRTILANERTFLAYIRTALTLFVAGLSFVHFKDIFSSQVAIFSSHVIEVIGIIFILLGIATFFVGLVRYKRMQRLIQKIKQEELNELGEEDSS
- a CDS encoding phytanoyl-CoA dioxygenase family protein, with product MTEEQKFIFDLKGYLLIPEVLTTSEITALKVQIETIRTDPESLPAHERRFPGGTASFLIDHPVVIGILREILGEIRMESSWFTYRTVGDGGPPPHGGVRNVNPNFNYQCHDGKIYAALTRVVFELNEVKAGEGGTLFLPGSHKANFRIPETHRQTDSPLFETYSCPPGSVIIFTENLCHSGVAWQNPDRPRIAIFNCYNFVGCQFHKPSVPKHIIEGLPPEKQAYFRNVWVWGQGGPDNGKNLRYEG
- a CDS encoding zinc-binding alcohol dehydrogenase: MRIREVVVTGQNQVELQTADIDAPVLAANELLIDTEYTFISSGTELANYTAKEPKVFQKGAWCEYPWRSGYANVGVVREVGSDVTRAAPGDRVFTYGRHASTIRYSEDRLVAPVREAVDPAVVAASRMAGVAMTAIVVGEIGTNPWVVVFGLGLVGNLASQMFQIHGCRVIGVDPVAARRKLAERCGIQHTVGGSADEAQAAVQEITGGGLGNITVDAVGHSGVVMQALRVTANHGQLIILGSPRVSVHGDLTDLLSETHLRWITIRGALEWCVPMYPDIGNRTSQWSKQQTIFDWMARGQLHVEPLISHRLNPEQIKQAYDGLLNEPNVYTGVVLDWTAA